Proteins co-encoded in one Deltaproteobacteria bacterium genomic window:
- a CDS encoding HEPN domain-containing protein, with translation MSRDEILSLIQRARRSLRSARNLLEDGDHDFAMSRAYYAMFYAATAALLSRNITRAKHSGVIGAFGQHLVKAGTFTPAHQRMLQAAFSDRTAGDYAGVFPTRDDVERRIEEATQFVGAVEQFLRNEGISAG, from the coding sequence GTGAGCCGCGACGAGATTCTCTCACTGATCCAACGGGCTCGGCGCAGTTTGCGCAGCGCGCGCAATCTTCTGGAAGACGGGGACCACGACTTCGCCATGTCGCGCGCGTATTACGCGATGTTCTATGCCGCCACCGCGGCGCTGCTGTCCCGCAACATCACGCGCGCCAAGCACTCCGGCGTCATCGGCGCTTTCGGACAACACCTGGTGAAGGCCGGCACGTTCACGCCCGCGCATCAGAGGATGCTGCAGGCGGCCTTCAGCGATCGCACCGCCGGCGACTATGCGGGTGTGTTTCCGACGCGGGACGACGTGGAGCGCCGCATCGAGGAGGCCACGCAGTTCGTCGGGGCGGTCGAGCAGTTCCTCCGAAATGAGGGGATCAGCGCAGGGTAG
- a CDS encoding nucleotidyltransferase domain-containing protein: MNRRETVAPQDLALAREFSRRLAASCPRALFEVLLFGSRARGDADEESDLDLFVALEQDDGDGRLREAALQIACDLTLACGVLVSVFVADRSFLDRHKGYSFVETVQQEGVRV, encoded by the coding sequence ATGAACCGGCGTGAGACCGTCGCCCCACAGGATCTCGCGCTTGCCCGCGAGTTCAGTCGTCGACTCGCCGCGTCTTGCCCTCGCGCCTTGTTCGAAGTTCTCCTCTTCGGCTCGCGCGCTCGCGGCGATGCCGACGAGGAGTCCGACCTCGACCTGTTCGTTGCCCTCGAGCAGGACGACGGGGACGGTCGCCTCAGGGAGGCGGCGCTCCAGATCGCGTGTGACCTGACTCTGGCGTGCGGCGTGCTCGTCTCGGTGTTCGTTGCCGACCGCTCGTTTCTTGATCGGCACAAGGGCTACAGCTTCGTCGAGACGGTGCAGCAGGAAGGTGTCCGGGTGTGA